The genomic stretch GCGCCGCCCCATCAGCACCAACGTCAAGGAGGTGCCGCACGGAGCAACGGGTCCGGAGAAAACCGTGTGGAATGCGCCGGCCAACTGGCAGGAATTACCTCCAGGCCAGATGTTGCTCGCCAAATTTCTGGCTACCGGCGATGGTGGCACCAAGGCAGAAATCACCGTCAGCGTTTTCCCCGGCGATGTCGGCGGGTTGCTGGCCAACGTCAACCGCTGGCGCAATCAGATCGGCCTGACACCGGTCGCGCAGCCGGAGCTGGACAAACTGGTCAACGCACTTGACGCTACCATCGGCAAGGCCATGTTAGTGGATATGACTGGCACAAAATCCAACGATGGAAAAAAAGCACGTTTGATCGGCGCCATTCTCCCTCAAGGCGACCGCACCTGGTTTTACAAAATACTCGGCGACGAACTGGTTGTGGCCCGCGAGAAAGACGCGTTCATCAAGTTCGTTCAAACCATGAAACTTCCCGATGCTCCTTAATCGCATCCTCAAGATTTTTACGTCACTCCGGTTGACGGTTGTCTGCCTTTGCCTGGCGTTGCTGCTGGTGTTCATCGGCACGCTGGCGCAGGTGGACGAAGGATTGTATCAGGCGCAGAACCGGTATTTTCGCAGCCTGTTGATTTATTGGACGCCGAAGGGGTCGGGTTGGAACATTCCGGTCTTTCCTGGCGGTTATCTGGTGGGCGGCGTTCTGCTGATCAATCTTCTGGCAGCGCACGCCAAACGGTTTCAGTTCACGAAGAAAAAAATTGGCATCTTCATCATTCACGCCGGGATCATCCTGCTCTTGCTCGGCCAGTTTGCCACGGACTTGTTTCAAGTCGAGAGCCACATGTGGCTCAACGAAGGTCAGTCAAAAAATTATTCCGACAGCAGTGCGGTGAGCGAACTGGCCGTGGTGGACACATCGAATCCCGATTACGATGAGGTCGTGGCCATTCCCGAATCCGTTTTGGCGCGCAAAGGGGAAATTCACCACGCGAAACTGTCGTTCACGCTACGCGTGAAAAATTATTTTCAAAACTCCGAACCGCGATTGCGCGCGCCGATGGTGGACACCGGCCCGCCGCAGGCCACCCAAGGCATCGGCCAGCGCCTGGAATTCACGGAGTCGCCAGCCACGGTGAAAATGGATTCGCGGAATATTCCGGCGGCCATCGTGGAAGTGGTGACCGCGCAAGGGTCACTGGGCACCTGGGTGGTCTCCAACTGGGCGGTCGAAGAAAAGCTGGTTCAATTGTTGCGCGCCAATTTTCGCCAACGGCTTGGCGATCAATTAGGCGAGCAGCTCGGGAGGCTTTTTGACACGCCGCAACAATTCACTTACCAGGGGCGAACGTATCAGATGGCCTTGCGTCCCGTGCGTTTTTACAAACCCTTCAACATTGAACTCCTTAAATTCAGCCATGACCTCTACAAAGGCACGGAGATTCCGAAGAATTTCTCCAGCCGCATTCGCTTGCGCCGACCCGATAAAAATGAAGATCGCGAGGTGCTGATCTACATGAACAACCCATTGCGCTACGCTGGCGAAACTTTTTTTCAGGCCGGCTTCGACGACGTTGACCCGCGCGTTACGATTTTGCAGGTGGTGCGCAATCCAGGCTGGCTCACGCCCTATTTGTCCTGCGTCCTGGTGGCGCTGGGATTGATCGTTCAGTTCATGTCGCATTTGATTGGATTCGCAAAAAAACGGAGGACTGCATGAAAAGTTTATACAAAATATTGCCCTGGCTGTTTGTCGCTTTGTTCGCCACCGAGATCGTCGCGGTGTTCTTGCCGAAGAAAGACAGTGAATTTCATGTGCGCGAGTTTGGTCGATTGCCGGTGTTGCTGAACGGCCGCATCCAGCCGTTCGACTCGGTGGCCCGCAATTCTCTTCTGCAAATCCGCAGCACCGGGGACTTGCCGCTCGAAATCGTACCGTCGTGGAAATTCTGGCATCATCCCAAGAAACTCAAAGCCACCGAGTGGTTGCTCGAAGTGATGCTGCGTCCCGAGCAGGCGGACGAACGACCGATTTTCCTCATTCATCACCCCGACTTGATTGGCGAACTGAAGCTGGGCGACAAAGGCCTCGAGAAATCCGGCCTGCGCTATTACACCTTCAATGAGATTAGACCGGTCATGCGGGAGATTGGTGACCAGGGCGACAAGGCCAATGCCGTAAAGGCGGAACTGCAGACGCCGCTGCAAAAGCAGGTCGTGAAACTGGCCAATGCCGCCATGCTTTATCACCGCCTCAAGAACAGCCTCCAGCCGGAAGCCACGGACGATTTCGCCAAGGAGCTTTCGGATTTCCAGAACGCCATTCCCGCCGGCATCAGGGCCGCGCGCGCCAGCCAGGAAGGCAAGGAGTACGACAAGGTTGCATTGGAAAAATTGGTTGAACCGCTCGGTCAGTTTGATGCGATGGCGCGCTTCGCTTATCCGCTCATTGTTCCGCCGTTGCATCCGGAAGTCACGCGTGACGACTGGAAGAATGCGGGTGCAGCTCTGATGGAATCAGCTCACAACGGTGAAATTCATCCGGCGATGAAATACTTCGCCGCGATGGCGACCGCTTATCGCCATGACAAACCCGCTGATTTCAACCAGGCCATTGATAATTACAAGCAATGGCTCGCGCCGAAATTTGCGAAGGAGTTAAACAAAGGAAAGAGCGAGTTTTATTACAACGACATCAAGGCATTCCTTCATGCGATGATCATTTACATCTGCGCTTTTGTGCTAGCGGTCGTGGCTTTGCTCACCTTTGCGCTTACACCGAATTTTTCGGAGTCGTTGCGCCGCTCGGCATTTTATTTGATCATCCTCGCCGGTGCGGTGCACACTTTTGGCCTCGTGTTCCGGATGGTCCTCGAAGGCCGTCCGCCGGTGACCAACCTTTATTCCTCCGCAATCTTTATCGGTTGGGGTGCCATGTTGCTTGGGCTGGGCTTGGAACGCATCTATCGTCTTGGCATCGGCAACGTCGTCGCGTCATTCGCCGGATTTATCACGCTGATCATCGCGCACAATCTTGCGCTCGGTGGGGATACGATGGAAATGCTTCGCGCGGTGCTCGACACAAATTTCTGGCTGGCCACCCATGTCGTCGTAGTCACGCTTGGCTATGCATCAACCTTCGTCGCCGGCCTCTTGGCGATCACGTACATTTTCCTCGGTTTGTTCACGCCGATTCTCGCTCGGAATGTCAACAAAGCGGAGATCGGTAAGATTCTTGCCAAGATGGTCTATGCCATCGTTTGCTTCGCCACGTTGTTCAGTTTTGTCGGCACGGTTCTGGGCGGCATTTGGGCCGATCAATCGTGGGGACGTTTCTGGGGTTGGGACCCAAAGGAGAACGGCGCCCTCATCATTGTCCTGTGGAATGCCGCGATTTTGCACGCGCGCTGGGGCGGCATGGTGAAGGAACGCGGCCTGATGAACATGGCGGTCTTCGGCAACATAGTCACAAGCTTCTCCTGGTTCGGCGTAAACATGCTCGGCATCGGTTTGCATTCCTACGGCTTCATGGATGCGGCGTTCAAGTGGCTCATGCTGTTCGTCGCCAGCCAGGTGGTCATCATCCTCATGGGACTCTTGCCGCCGCGATACTGGGCAAGCTTTCGGTCGTCCCGCGGTGTCGCCCCCAAACCCGGCAATTTACCAACTTCACCTGCTGGCAGGAAACCGCGGCTTTCTCCGGCCGGGCGTTAACATCTTCAAGCGCGGAAGCTCAAGTCCTTAAATTCTTTGACGGTTCCACGGGCTTCCCTTAGCTTTGGCCCACTGATTTTCAGTCAAATTACATGATCAAGTACATTATCAAGAAATTTGTCGGTTCGCGGAACGACCGGGAAATTAGAAAGCTTCGTCCGCTCGTGGGGCGGATCAACGAGTTTGAAGCCGCGCTGCAATCGCTTTCGGTTGACGCGTTGCAGAAGAAAACCGCCGATTGGAAGGAGCGCCTCTCGAAGATCGAAGACAACGACGAACTGGCGGTCGCACTGGACGAAATCCTGCCCGAAGCGTTTGCCGTCGTCAAAAACGCCTGCCGCCGGCTTTGTGGGCAGGAAATCATCGTTCGCGGACAACCGCTTAAATGGGACATGATCCCGTTCGACGTGCAACTCATCGGCGGCGTCGCGCTGCACAACGGCAAGATTGCAGAAATGGCCACGGGCGAAGGCAAGACGTTGGTCGCCACGATGCCGGTTTATCTTAATGCGCTCACCGGTCGGGGCGCGCACGTGGTT from Verrucomicrobiota bacterium encodes the following:
- the ccsA gene encoding cytochrome c biogenesis protein CcsA; protein product: MKSLYKILPWLFVALFATEIVAVFLPKKDSEFHVREFGRLPVLLNGRIQPFDSVARNSLLQIRSTGDLPLEIVPSWKFWHHPKKLKATEWLLEVMLRPEQADERPIFLIHHPDLIGELKLGDKGLEKSGLRYYTFNEIRPVMREIGDQGDKANAVKAELQTPLQKQVVKLANAAMLYHRLKNSLQPEATDDFAKELSDFQNAIPAGIRAARASQEGKEYDKVALEKLVEPLGQFDAMARFAYPLIVPPLHPEVTRDDWKNAGAALMESAHNGEIHPAMKYFAAMATAYRHDKPADFNQAIDNYKQWLAPKFAKELNKGKSEFYYNDIKAFLHAMIIYICAFVLAVVALLTFALTPNFSESLRRSAFYLIILAGAVHTFGLVFRMVLEGRPPVTNLYSSAIFIGWGAMLLGLGLERIYRLGIGNVVASFAGFITLIIAHNLALGGDTMEMLRAVLDTNFWLATHVVVVTLGYASTFVAGLLAITYIFLGLFTPILARNVNKAEIGKILAKMVYAIVCFATLFSFVGTVLGGIWADQSWGRFWGWDPKENGALIIVLWNAAILHARWGGMVKERGLMNMAVFGNIVTSFSWFGVNMLGIGLHSYGFMDAAFKWLMLFVASQVVIILMGLLPPRYWASFRSSRGVAPKPGNLPTSPAGRKPRLSPAGR
- a CDS encoding cytochrome c biogenesis protein ResB; protein product: MLLNRILKIFTSLRLTVVCLCLALLLVFIGTLAQVDEGLYQAQNRYFRSLLIYWTPKGSGWNIPVFPGGYLVGGVLLINLLAAHAKRFQFTKKKIGIFIIHAGIILLLLGQFATDLFQVESHMWLNEGQSKNYSDSSAVSELAVVDTSNPDYDEVVAIPESVLARKGEIHHAKLSFTLRVKNYFQNSEPRLRAPMVDTGPPQATQGIGQRLEFTESPATVKMDSRNIPAAIVEVVTAQGSLGTWVVSNWAVEEKLVQLLRANFRQRLGDQLGEQLGRLFDTPQQFTYQGRTYQMALRPVRFYKPFNIELLKFSHDLYKGTEIPKNFSSRIRLRRPDKNEDREVLIYMNNPLRYAGETFFQAGFDDVDPRVTILQVVRNPGWLTPYLSCVLVALGLIVQFMSHLIGFAKKRRTA